Proteins encoded together in one Miscanthus floridulus cultivar M001 chromosome 16, ASM1932011v1, whole genome shotgun sequence window:
- the LOC136512931 gene encoding H/ACA ribonucleoprotein complex subunit 3-like protein, which translates to MYLQYYINEKGYKVYTTKKESPLGVPTQSAHPARFSPDDKYSRQRFLLKKRFGLLPTQQPAPKY; encoded by the exons ATGTATCTCCAGTACTACATCAACGAGAAAGGGTACAAGGTCTACACCACCAAG AAGGAGTCGCCTCTTGGGGTGCCGACGCAGTCTGCTCACCCAG CTCGCTTCTCACCAGATGACAAGTACTCTCGCCAGCGGTTCCTATTGAAGAAGAGATTTGGACTTCTGCCAACTCAGCAGCCAGCACCGAAGTACTGA